A single region of the Anoplolepis gracilipes chromosome 1, ASM4749672v1, whole genome shotgun sequence genome encodes:
- the Gpat4 gene encoding glycerol-3-phosphate acyltransferase 3 isoform X1 yields the protein MASLWTVTSFAFSLLLTPFLMLLLAIVFLASIGKSLGVRRLYIKLLLALFEYGRQNIESVKKRNGTRDADENLSTDEGCESPTIIGKNSTVTSTKIQNGCAGNTVIARSKDFILVPEPEMHNHKNHIEESNLKNNQQETSTIDDVKEDSLNQKNSLETLKAGFSSSCLDYIRAGVEAIIEDDVTSRFEAEELKNWNLLTRTNRYYEFISWKLTFIWMFGFVMRYCFLLPLRIFICFIGVMWLTVCTAVVGYVPEGSFKRWLNYKVSIMCFAVLSSALSSVITYNNPENRPVRGICVANHTSPIDILVLMCDNCYSLIGQRHGGFLGILQRALARASPHIWFERSEVKDREAVVKRLKKHVSDPANPPILIFPEGTCINNTSVMQFKKGSFEVDSVIYPVAIKYDPRFGDAFWNSSRYSMLQYLYMMMSSWAIVCDVWYLPPMYRNEGESAIDFANRVKSVIARQGGLVDLQWDGQLKRMKPKKEWREKQQEEFSKRFKVE from the exons TACGGCAGACAAAACATAGAGAGTGTGAAGAAGAGAAACGGTACTCGGGATGCAGATGAGAATCTTAGTACAGACGAGGGATGCGAGTCACCGACGATCATCGGAAAAAATTCAACAGTTACATcgacaaaaatacaaaacggATGTGCGGGCAACACGGTAATCGCCAGATCGAAGGACTTCATTTTAGTCCCGGAACCAGAAATGCACAATCACAAGAATCACATTGAAGAATCGAATCTAAAAAACAATCAACAAGAAACATCAACGATCGATGATGTTAAAGag gATAGTCTTAATCagaaaaattctttagaaACACTAAAAGCTGGATTTTCATCAAGTTGCCTGGATTACATCAGAGCGGGTGTTGAAGCTATTATAGAGGATGATGTGACATCACGATTTGAAGCAGAAGAACTCAAG aattggAATCTATTAACGCGAACAAATagatattatgaatttatatcatGGAAATTAACTTTCATATGGATGTTCGGATTCGTCATGCGTTATTGCTTCCTTCTACCTCTAAGgatatttatttgctttataGGG GTGATGTGGCTGACAGTGTGTACTGCAGTAGTGGGCTACGTCCCCGAGGGTAGCTTCAAACGATGGCTGAACTACAAAGTCTCCATAATGTGCTTTGCTGTCTTATCCAGTGCCCTGTCTTCAGTCATCACATACAACAATCCAGAGAATCGACCTGTCAGAGGCATATGTGTTGCTAATCACACATCTCCCATTGACATACTCGTACTCATGTGTGACAATTGTTATTCCTTG ATAGGTCAGAGACACGGTGGTTTCTTAGGAATATTGCAAAGAGCTCTCGCCCGTGCCTCTCCACATATATGGTTTGAACGCTCTGAAGTCAAAGACAGAGAAGCTGTTGTGAAGAG ATTAAAGAAGCATGTATCAGATCCCGCAAATCCACCGATACTCATCTTCCCGGAGGGTACATGTATTAACAATACATCAGTCATGCAATTTAAAAAGGGCAGTTTTGAAGTGGATAGCGTTATTTATCCTGTGgctataaaa tatgatCCAAGATTCGGCGATGCATTTTGGAACAGCAGTCGATATTCGATGCTACAATATTTGTACATGATGATGTCGAGCTGGGCGATAGTCTGCGATGTTTGGTATCTCCCTCCAATGTATAGAAATGAGGGAGAGAGTGCCATCGATTTTGCGAATCGGGTGAAATCTGTGATAGCGCGGCAAGGTGGCCTTGTCGATCTGCAATG GGATGGTCAATTGAAGAGGATGAAGCCAAAGAAGGAATGGAGGGAAAAACAGCAAGAGGAGTTCAGTAAACGATTTAaagttgaataa
- the Gpat4 gene encoding glycerol-3-phosphate acyltransferase 3 isoform X2 gives MASLWTVTSFAFSLLLTPFLMLLLAIVFLASIGKSLGVRRLYIKLLLALFEYGRQNIESVKKRNGTRDADENLSTDEGCESPTIIGKNSTVTSTKIQNGCAGNTVIARSKDFILVPEPEMHNHKNHIEESNLKNNQQETSTIDDVKEDSLNQKNSLETLKAGFSSSCLDYIRAGVEAIIEDDVTSRFEAEELKNWNLLTRTNRYYEFISWKLTFIWMFGFVMRYCFLLPLRIFICFIGVLYLVIVTCLIGFLPNGRVKCWMNNQASLIAFRIMSRSIAGMITIHNPQYKPKNGGVCVANHTSTLDICILSTLTTFSLIGQRHGGFLGILQRALARASPHIWFERSEVKDREAVVKRLKKHVSDPANPPILIFPEGTCINNTSVMQFKKGSFEVDSVIYPVAIKYDPRFGDAFWNSSRYSMLQYLYMMMSSWAIVCDVWYLPPMYRNEGESAIDFANRVKSVIARQGGLVDLQWDGQLKRMKPKKEWREKQQEEFSKRFKVE, from the exons TACGGCAGACAAAACATAGAGAGTGTGAAGAAGAGAAACGGTACTCGGGATGCAGATGAGAATCTTAGTACAGACGAGGGATGCGAGTCACCGACGATCATCGGAAAAAATTCAACAGTTACATcgacaaaaatacaaaacggATGTGCGGGCAACACGGTAATCGCCAGATCGAAGGACTTCATTTTAGTCCCGGAACCAGAAATGCACAATCACAAGAATCACATTGAAGAATCGAATCTAAAAAACAATCAACAAGAAACATCAACGATCGATGATGTTAAAGag gATAGTCTTAATCagaaaaattctttagaaACACTAAAAGCTGGATTTTCATCAAGTTGCCTGGATTACATCAGAGCGGGTGTTGAAGCTATTATAGAGGATGATGTGACATCACGATTTGAAGCAGAAGAACTCAAG aattggAATCTATTAACGCGAACAAATagatattatgaatttatatcatGGAAATTAACTTTCATATGGATGTTCGGATTCGTCATGCGTTATTGCTTCCTTCTACCTCTAAGgatatttatttgctttataGGG GTACTGTATCTCGTAATCGTAACATGTTTAATCGGCTTCCTGCCAAACGGCCGCGTAAAATGTTGGATGAACAACCAGGCCTCCCTTATTGCATTCAGAATAATGTCACGTTCTATCGCGGGTATGATTACAATCCACAACCCACAGTACAAACCAAAAAACGGAGGGGTATGCGTGGCAAATCATACGTCTACGCTCGATATCTGCATCTTATCCACGCTAACGACATTCTCTTTG ATAGGTCAGAGACACGGTGGTTTCTTAGGAATATTGCAAAGAGCTCTCGCCCGTGCCTCTCCACATATATGGTTTGAACGCTCTGAAGTCAAAGACAGAGAAGCTGTTGTGAAGAG ATTAAAGAAGCATGTATCAGATCCCGCAAATCCACCGATACTCATCTTCCCGGAGGGTACATGTATTAACAATACATCAGTCATGCAATTTAAAAAGGGCAGTTTTGAAGTGGATAGCGTTATTTATCCTGTGgctataaaa tatgatCCAAGATTCGGCGATGCATTTTGGAACAGCAGTCGATATTCGATGCTACAATATTTGTACATGATGATGTCGAGCTGGGCGATAGTCTGCGATGTTTGGTATCTCCCTCCAATGTATAGAAATGAGGGAGAGAGTGCCATCGATTTTGCGAATCGGGTGAAATCTGTGATAGCGCGGCAAGGTGGCCTTGTCGATCTGCAATG GGATGGTCAATTGAAGAGGATGAAGCCAAAGAAGGAATGGAGGGAAAAACAGCAAGAGGAGTTCAGTAAACGATTTAaagttgaataa